CGTTCTGTGTGAATAACCGAACTTGAAGGACAAAAACGCAAGGTCCACCCACAGCGTCGCATATTTGAGGTATTGGTCTCGCTACCGTGCATGAGGCGAGCGTCGTGCAAGGAGCATTGGTTGGGCTTTAATTCGACGTATTGAGCGCGTTCATCGCGACGTTGTGTGGGTAGGATTTCTGTGTCGAAGACGTTTTTTGCGGTATCTACCGAATGATAATCACTGTAACCTTTGTGTCCTGAATTGTGTGTCTTGGGGATCACCTTCATGCAGCCGTTTTCGCGGGTTGACGGATCGAGAGCGAGCCACACGGTGGCCACTTCGACCGGCGAAAGGGTCTTTTTCCAATAGGCGCTATCCTCATGCCAGGGAACGCGTCGGCCATCTCCCTTGGGTTTGCAGATGAAGTGGGTCGAAAAGAGGTGAATATCCGGT
This portion of the Opitutales bacterium genome encodes:
- a CDS encoding phytanoyl-CoA dioxygenase family protein, which codes for MYATNQSRLTSEQIEQYRVEGYVIPEFKVFSDEKFQALVDHFNQKLDALPKGERPEAMDTPHLEDPKLFEWALAPEVLDIVEPLIGPDIHLFSTHFICKPKGDGRRVPWHEDSAYWKKTLSPVEVATVWLALDPSTRENGCMKVIPKTHNSGHKGYSDYHSVDTAKNVFDTEILPTQRRDERAQYVELKPNQCSLHDARLMHGSETNTSNMRRCGWTLRFCPSSSVIHTERRKFLHMYPARGRVLTDQPLGDPSRAYPEITAARRASRIKDH